Part of the Henckelia pumila isolate YLH828 chromosome 2, ASM3356847v2, whole genome shotgun sequence genome is shown below.
tttttgatttttaactaaatatatatattaatcgcaaaactttgattaaaaaaattcaaaataatgttTAAACTAAAACAAAACCAGTATTGTCCAATTAACTAGCTAATAATTATAGTTTTAttaggatatttttcataacattaTTCTCTTGTCaaatatataaaagaaaaaataattttttttaaacaagaaTTTTTATGAGATCGTCTCACAGTTCAATTTTGTGAGAAGGATATTCTATCTAACTAAACCTatgaaaatgtatttttttatatgtcaaaattattattttttcactcCAAATATGGACTGAGTCGATATGTCTGGCGAATATAGATCATGATACTAAAtcacaaaatatttatttttatcaattaaCTTATCTAATTTCGTGTTCTGATCTactaaatatttgaatttttgtttCGGTGCACGAAATTTCAATGTCCAACTATTTTTGTCAGATTGTTAAGGAGACGCTGTATGtgttggggtgcaataattATTCATGTTGGGTAGAACGATCAAACTATGACATTTTGGGCggctgtgcggtttaaaagatttgagttgtcCAATTACCAACaactataacttttggtaaTGCGGCAATTGTTCGGTTCTACAAATGGTATCACAGCCAAGGTCATGAGTCCGATTTCCATTGATTGCACGGAGTGCAATTATTGGGAAGGTgtgataatttaaaatatttaagttgcACAATTACTAACAACTATAACTTTAGGTAAAGCGACAAGCGCTCAGCACTACACGCTGGACTAACATGCCAGCATTAAATTTCCAGCACAAGGACAACATTCGGCCGGCGAATTAATTATAAGGACTAAAatccaaataaaatcaaattatatatataagcctaaaagatttgatatgtatcACGTACTAATACTATCCAAGTGCATATCCTTTATGGGAGCTTAGTTATAACcattttgttttatatatatataaaaaaaaaactctaaaagtAAGTGTTCTTGACTTTGAACATTTTCAGGATAGGTGACAAATTGAAAAGATTTTGAGAGGCATGTGAGTGTGGACATAAATAAGCTAAAACTCGTACCGTTAACACAACGATGACGATATTCGAAATATAATATAAGCATGAATGATATTCattgttttttcttttttcaaaaaCGATATTCATTGTCTTTAATtaacaattataattaaataattaatattaataccATTGATCAATCAAATATAATCCACGTTGAAATCACTAGCATGCAATAGACAAagtacattttgtttttataaatatatcacGCGCCAATATCATAACTAGTCGGTTCATATTCATGTATCAGGTTATTGATTATAATCTATCTATAAGCAAAAGAAAATTTTCGAATGTGATATGCATAATTACTCAATTAGTACTAAAAGTGATTACTCATGTGTTAACCATGCATTGAACCGATATAGAGTGGTGATGGCCTTCGTGATTTGCTGCTGGCGTTTGGAAAACAAATCAGCCAACCTTAGCTTTATAACGCAAAGCTCCTGGCCATCCGCAAAGGAGTCAAACTTCTTTATGTTCAAGTTGCAACAAATTCGCCAACGAGCCCTTAGCCCAATGGCTAAGGTGAGGCCCTGAGACCAATTGATACTAGGTTCGACTCCTGGTGATTGTGGGTATTTTTCTAATTTAATTAGATAGATTTAAGTAGTTTTTATCACGTCGGTCAGGTCAATGCTCAAGTCCTGTCAGTTGTGCGGATAGTTTCATTACTAATTTGTTGTAACAAATTCCTTGTTAGGAGTACAGACAGTCACGACTACGCAGCAAAACCATAGATATATGCTGGTTTCTATGCATCAGAAATTAAAGCTTTTTTCAAAGCTCAAGTGATTTCTAGTACATGATTAAGGTTGCTCATCTTGTTTCTGCCTTTAATTCAGCTTTTGTCCGGGCAAATGGTGGATTTCACTCGTAGTTGTTGCTTGTAACAAACGATCATTCTCAAAAAATTTAcatgttcaaaaaataaaaacgaTCACGCATGTATATATGTTGGATATATATGAGAATTTTATATAGAATTCTTCCATGTCTTTGGAATcaatacatgcatatatatttGTGATAGAATTAGCCACCAACACCAGTAAGCTGATATTTATTTGATATCATATCACTCAAATACTTAGTCAGTACATAGTATTATTGACTTGAACCACAAGGGGACTCCTCACATGGTGGAACCCATCGGACCAAGTAATTGAACCGAAGTTGTATCTTCCTTGGCTGTTTTTCAACGGTTTTAACGTCACGAAGTATGTTATTTCTTCTTTGAAAGGCGAAAATATCAAGATCTCTGGCCAGACCTGGACCGCGACCCCGTTTGGGTTCACGATGCTAACGAAATATATCGCTGTCTTCTTGTGACCGACGTTGCGGACTGTCCGCTTAACTGTGGTCTCCTGTTTGAGATCAAGAACGGTGATCGAAGGGTAATTTATGTTCCAGTTGGGTTCGTATCTGCTCGGGCACCTCGTGCACGTGTCGATCATGACCAGGGCTCGTATTTGTTCGTCAGTGTAATTTCTGTTACAGAGAAAAACGATGTAGTCGCTAGCCGTCATATCATATATTAGTCCCGGATCTAACGCCTTCACCGGATTTATGTGGCCAGCACCAATGTCAAAGGGATCAGCAGATTTTGTTGTTCCTTCTACTGATATTGTATCACCAGTTATGTCAACATTGTAAGCTGCATGTGAAATCAAGCAAGTCAATACCGACAAGTAAAAAAAAGCTTCTCGTACAATGTTTATCCAGTGCGATTTATGTGGTCAGCATGATTTACAATCTATTATGGCACAAAGATTTACTCGGTGCGTACCGAAAAATATAGCGATTGTGAGTTTCCACGTCTTATAATTATCTATTTAATTGGTCAATGCATAAAAGTTGTTAGTTACCAGAGGTCATAATAGCGGATCTAATAGCAGCAGGGGACCAGTTTGGATGCGCAGATTTAACGAGTGCAACGACTCCGGAGACATGGGGGCAAGCCATGGACGTGCCTGAGTCGAATTTCCATGTGACGGAGCTGTTATCATCATCGGGAAACATTGATATCAAAGGAGGAATATTTGGAGGCCATGCTGCCAATACGTTGCTCCCTGGTGCACTAATATCTGGCTGCATCATGCGAATTAAATGCAAGTTTGTAAACATACAGATTAATTCGTATATATAAATCAATAAGTttgataatttatattatatgatCACTTGAAGATTATATATACACGGGGTGCAtggtataaaatatatataaatcaccTTAAGAAAATCAGGAGAAATTGAGCTTGGCCCTCGAGCAGAAGTGGCTGAAACCACCGGTGCCGCTGGTGACCCTTTAAAGGCTGTATCACTTGGAAAGATCCGCACTGTTTTGTTGAGACTTCAATGCACATATATTTTTCGAAAGATCAGATTTTTTTTGTTagttcatgtatatatattacaatGAATCAAGCAATACATGATACACAAAGTTTGGGAAAATTACATTTTTTGGAGTGTTCTAATTAAAATCGGTCGACAGGTTTTCGTCGAGACGATTTTTTtcacataaatatataattcGCTTAATATTTCTTCAATAATTCATTTGTATCgaattcaaatcaaaattcaTGACATGTTCCTCTTCTTCACCCGATACAATTGATAAATCACGAGCAATTAATACGGCAATTAATctttttaaactttttaaatatatatatttattaatataagcAGCCGATCATTGTAACGTAGTCAAGTGACACGTCTTCTAAATATCGACAATTGGCGACCATTTGGCATCTAGATGATACCTTTTAGAACACTGTTTTTTGctcttataatttttttaattaatattaataattttgaatttgcatttTTAGCCcaataatttcattttttttcatttttaatcatATTCCGGTAAAATTTCATTCACAGTCCATTTTTTATCaaaaccaaaaatgaaaaagaaaatcgGACTAAAAGTTAAAATTCACCGtaacaaaaccaaaaataaaaaaactacaaGTTACCtgccaaaaaaaaatacaaattcaatATTAACATGATTACCAAAAACGAAAAAAATACATAACGGGTTTGCGAGCTAGTAAAAGTTTTGGCAAATCAACGAAATGAATAACTCACCCGGCTGATCGGTAGACTTTGGTGCCTTGAATGACATCTATGCAAACCACCGGGATCATACTGAGGGTGGCAATCGGCCTGGTTAATGGTTGCACACATATGAGCGCCGCGGCTTGCCCTACATATGCTGCATTCCCCGCATCTTCACAATCCAGTGCTCCATCGCTCACGAAGCAGACAAGGACCATACCCGATAATGGCCGGCTACTGTTCCAGTCTTCTGCATTACATCTCCTATATACATGAAATTTATTCACCTCAAACAATATGTTTGTAGGAAAGATATCGactgttgttgtttttgtgatagaGTTGGAAGAAAATGATTTGGACTATCGAGACAAGAGTATAACTTTCTTTCCGCAAGACAAAACTGCCCAGTATACAAGTGCTAAAACGGTTTTGATAATCGTCcataagatacaacgacttgtATCAAATACGTAATAGCACAACAACAAATTACTTGATCTATGCGAACTCTTATATGCAGAACTTTCAAATGAAGAGAATTAGAAAATAATGTGGGAATATGTATGCTCTTGTGTATTGTATGCAGTCAAGGGATTGTGTATATATAGATGGTCACTGGTTTGTGTTCAAGGAACACGACTTTTCGTCGAAGGAAGCAACCTTCTGCACACAAACCGCTTTTATCGCATTTTAGATGTGCCTTAGAATGAATATATATCACATAATAATTGTAATTCCATCAGACAAGAAAAAGGGCTCGAACAGGTGCAAACATCCGGAGTCAAGACGCTGCCAGAATTCTTAACAGCATAGCTCACGCTCCACCGCGCTGTGGAGCGCGGTCAGGCGTGCTGGAGCGCACATAGTTCTGCCTAGCTCCCTTTGCTTGGGCCAGGCGCGCTCGAGCGTGCCAATCTTTGCATGCTTGAGCGCGACTTCTTCTGTCCGTCCGAGAAAGTTTTTCAACTCCATTTTAACCCTTTTCACTCAATTTTTCCAACACAATCAAATATAAAATCTACTATTTGACAGAGATTCAAATGTTACTTACCCGCCATCGAAATAATCTCTGGCTCTTGCTAATTTTCCACCCACGTGATTGCGTACGAAACCTTCACCCTGCGCCGTCATGACTAGGATTATTGTAcggtataatattttttagaatcataaaaatgatatatagtTTTAAATATCATTTGTTTTTACGATTAATTTCTAAAGTCTAGTTCGATCTGAGCTTAATACCAtgttaaaaaatgaattttcacCTAACTCAACGCAAAAAACTAGGTGAAGGGAGGGTTGTCTTTATCTATATAATGAACTCCAACGTACAGTGAGATAGCGGTTGCCTTCGTTGTCTTCCAACAAGATCTTGGTCGGAAAATTTCGATCCATGGTGGAAGAAGCAACACAGATGCTCCAGGGACTGACGTTCGTAACAAGGCCCGGATCCGGGCCGCTGTTACCAGCTGAAAATATCACACTCACCCCATGTTGCATGGCATGAAACGAGCCAATATCAAATTTTGATGCAGAGAATTCCTGCAAGGGTGGCCTACTTATACCAATGGATGCCGATATAACATGCACGCCGTCGCATATTGCGTCGTCGAAAGCTGCAAGAACGTCTTCTTCCCTGCAACGTGCTTCGTGATCTACGTTCCAACATACTTTGTAAACTGCGAGTCTGGCCCTTGGCGCTCCTCCACGTGCCACTCCGCTCGCGAAACCGTAGAAACTAGCGTCTTTCGCTCTGGATCCTACCGCTGTTGAAGCCGTGTGTGTTCCATGTCCAACGGCGTCACGAGGTGATATGTATTCTTTATTTCTTGTTTTGTTAATCTTCCCGAAGGCTTTCTCGAATCCTTTGAGGTAATAACGTGCTCCTATGAGCTTCTTGTTGCAATGCTTCTTGGGATGAAACTCGTCCCCTGCCACGCATTCTCCCTTCCAATGCTTTGGTATAGGTCCCATCCGTGGTTCCTCCTTGAAGCTAGGAGATTCTGGCCAGATACCTTGAAATTTTCCATTCATACAGGACGTGAAAAATCCCAATTTTACGTGCCGATTTTATATGATAGTATTGTGTATCATGTATGGGTATCAACAAGAAATGGGGGGGCTAGCTACCTGAGTCAAAAACTCCAACAATGATATCGTCACCATATGCAAGTTGTGGCGGAGTTCCTTGGCTGTGATCCAGGGTAAGACCCATGAAATCCCAGCTTCTTGTGGTATGCATCTGCATTGTCTTGCTCTTGAACACAGAGATGACCCCTCTTGTATCTGAATTATTAagatatatacatatgttatatataaacACATGACACATGATCGAATTATGACGAGCACTTTTGCTTAGAtcatgttgcatgatagattaTTCTATATTACGCGTGAAAATTCTCAGAACATGCAACTGCATGCTTGATatatacatgatatatatatagatttacaCCGAGATTTTTAGTGTTTGGGAGCTTGTTACTGCGTACTCTTTAGAACCGTTGCTTGGCTTGCATCAAGAGTCGCGGCAAAGCCCGAGAATGCGTGTTTGTAGTTGTAGAGGATGGCTTCCTTCGCTTTTTCTTTGCTATAATTAATAAGTATATATAATTGGGGTTAGATCGAGGAGGTTGACAACAAGCTTGCTGCATGTTCATGGAAAATTAGAATGTTGGATATATATGGTAAGGGACGACCTTGGAAAGACACTAGCGAGAAGCTGAACATGAGATTCTGTCGTAACAAGAGGATCGTCATGGTTTTCGCGGTTGTGACCTAAGTAGACAATGTGAACCTGTGGGAAACATGAAGCAattaagaaattcaaaatgagaCCAAATGTAATATATTATAACTGAAGCACAAAATATGTAGGCGATTAGGCGATATATGAGACTTCATTACATGACTTGTAGATGTCGAGTTAATTAAATGAAGTGAAAGTATGAGGGACAGTGCCAAAAAACAATGAAAAGAATTAGCCATTGCCTCAGTGCACAAAAGCATGGGGATAGCTAGGTAGAATCTCGTATGAAGAGGTGTATAAATAGGGAGAATATATAAAGTAGACAGACTGGTGTGTTACTATGCCTTCATGTAATTACAATGACTAACATTTTCCTCCCAACTAAAAAATAGCTTTTAGTACTCCTCTCAGTCCCATTTTTTCTGCATATAATCGTCATATAATTCATGCGACTTTCTTTACCTTTTTGAGGCAGGAATTGTTATCTGATATCAAGTTTGATTACCAAATAAAGGATATTGGAATTTGCATTTATTTCGTCTTATAATCAATACCGACCAAGAAATTGCTAGGGGATCGGATAGTCACCAAAATGGAGCTGAAAAGGTTAAAAAATGCCTTTCTGAACAAAAAGATCATCACCTCTGGATAGCCAAAAGTACATGAAATTTATCAGCAGGAAAAATATGAACATTTGTT
Proteins encoded:
- the LOC140878461 gene encoding subtilisin-like protease SBT3.18, translated to MQTYMYAYLQLAANTKMHWTLPALPLLEDIPFHFHYSRKLLCQVHIVYLGHNRENHDDPLVTTESHVQLLASVFPSKEKAKEAILYNYKHAFSGFAATLDASQATVLKNTRGVISVFKSKTMQMHTTRSWDFMGLTLDHSQGTPPQLAYGDDIIVGVFDSGIWPESPSFKEEPRMGPIPKHWKGECVAGDEFHPKKHCNKKLIGARYYLKGFEKAFGKINKTRNKEYISPRDAVGHGTHTASTAVGSRAKDASFYGFASGVARGGAPRARLAVYKVCWNVDHEARCREEDVLAAFDDAICDGVHVISASIGISRPPLQEFSASKFDIGSFHAMQHGVSVIFSAGNSGPDPGLVTNVSPWSICVASSTMDRNFPTKILLEDNEGNRYLTGEGFVRNHVGGKLARARDYFDGGRCNAEDWNSSRPLSGMVLVCFVSDGALDCEDAGNAAYVGQAAALICVQPLTRPIATLSMIPVVCIDVIQGTKVYRSAGLNKTVRIFPSDTAFKGSPAAPVVSATSARGPSSISPDFLKPDISAPGSNVLAAWPPNIPPLISMFPDDDNSSVTWKFDSGTSMACPHVSGVVALVKSAHPNWSPAAIRSAIMTSAYNVDITGDTISVEGTTKSADPFDIGAGHINPVKALDPGLIYDMTASDYIVFLCNRNYTDEQIRALVMIDTCTRCPSRYEPNWNINYPSITVLDLKQETTVKRTVRNVGHKKTAIYFVSIVNPNGVAVQVWPEILIFSPFKEEITYFVTLKPLKNSQGRYNFGSITWSDGFHHVRSPLVVQVNNTMY